The Cytophagia bacterium CHB2 DNA segment GCACACGTTCCGTGCAGAGGCCCGTGCGCCCAAATTTTGATGTCCGCGATCGGCACGCCGCCGGGAAGTTGCGCCGTCACTTCCACCTTCGCTGTCTGGCGATCCCATCCGGTTCCGACAAATTTATAATAGAACTCCGCAACATCGGCATGGGCCACGGCGACTCCCCTGAGATAAAAGCGCAAATCAAAAGTTCGCGTTTCATCGCGCGCCTCATAATTCCAGTGCATAAGCAGAGTACCCTGTTTCCGCTCGATGAAAAAAGTCCCCGGCCGTTCTTCATCTTTGGAATTGATTTCGGAATATTTGCTTCCGCCTTCGCTGACTTCAAAGTTCGAGATCTCCGGAATACCCTGCAATGACAGCTCGTAGGTCGCGAAGGAGAACTTCCCTTTAAACGTGTAGGTACGCGACT contains these protein-coding regions:
- a CDS encoding DUF2207 domain-containing protein — translated: MMKRILFLLTVVTLLANAAAFAAKRYTIDAVRIHADVDSTGGVWINESRTYTFKGKFSFATYELSLQGIPEISNFEVSEGGSKYSEINSKDEERPGTFFIERKQGTLLMHWNYEARDETRTFDLRFYLRGVAVAHADVAEFYYKFVGTGWDRQTAKVEVTAQLPGGVPIADIKIWAHGPLHGTCA